A window of Rhipicephalus microplus isolate Deutch F79 chromosome X, USDA_Rmic, whole genome shotgun sequence genomic DNA:
agcagccgcttttcacacctctgCATTCTAGCCACGCTAGCACGGCCACTGGATCACACTgtctaggcagtatatttctaggcACTGTAGCTGGATGAAAAAGCACACGAAAAAGTGCTCCGAAACCAGTGCTACCGGCGCGACAGGTCTAGTTACTCGGACCACCGCTGCAGCACCACCGGGGGGAGGGGGTTCGCGAGCACCCACGGAATCCCATGCGCAGCGCGCTTGCAGTAGTTACGATTGAGCGCGTGCATCTCTGTGTGACCCGCGAAATCTTTTATAACCATCTAGCGTATGCCCATCAGGTAATTACCGATGTTGCTTCTACACACATGCAGCCCTAGCAAATTTTCAGTATTGTTTTGCCCGAGATGCTACCCGcaaaagttatatatatatatatatatatatatatatatatatatatatatatatatatatatatatatatatatatatatatatatatatatatatatatatatatatatgtgtgtgtgtgtgtgtgtgtgtgtgtgtgtgtgtgtgtgtgtgtgtgtgtgtgtgtgtgtgtgtgtgtgtgtgtgtgtgtgtgtgtgtgtgtgtgacgtatcaagtgatggtttggagaagtagagaaggaggaagtgcagagtagaataaacatgtggtatgagccaggccacgtcacccattcatcataagCGTCACACAagccgacaggatgaagacctcccagccacttcatcagtgtctcatcatcgacgcagttctacacaagacgccctgaccatacatcgactacagaatcatctcctagccgcacacagcgaccagcaccatgacagaatcatcgaccgaccttcccatccccaagtacaccggagcagcggatgatggacctgtacaggactggttcgacctattcgagttccacgctaccactgcattttggtcggaacgggagatggttacgaacttcagtgactacgtcaccggtgaggcatttaagttttacctcacccacatattcgacaacgacgagtcttggcaaaagataaaaaaaggaatgatcatctggtttcaagactataatgaagattcgattagcaCACGCACTCTATGCGCATtcaaactcagtcatcgcagtcataagcagccttcacgcactcgagtacagagcatgaatttacaattcccgtcaggtgaagttagccgcatgctcacggaaagaccacgtggtcgtgttcgcaaccttccacctggttcctcatccgcGAATATGTCACCAATGCTCAACTCACCGCTGCATAAAGGAATTGAATCCGCTATTGATGACCCAGATGCATTTAATACTTCATGCCGcatgcgtactttgcaaactgacttggcattcagctcagcagtgccacaaaaacagaagcattcacaatcagcatcttgtgaaggaaagtcttctgcagaagcgtctagtgttaATCAATTACAAGATTGAAGTGACGTGAATCCAGTgtacaacctcactgccaacaatgaaaacaaaagcacaggtgcgacttctgatgacacaagtaatcttcaggcaaccaccaacaatgaacgatttatgaatacagaagattcaagtgcacgaaaccccGCACATTGTTTTGTGCCGGGAACATCTGCATTGGTtcacgtcgtagaagcctgcgaagaacttgctaagaatcctgacacagcacgatcaatgtcacgccacaagcaagtcgacgaaaccaagaaactacaacgtcaacgtatacttcaacattgtctacgACGAAAGGAAACCTCATTGAAACCACttttaaggctcaaagaacattgcaaaaGGGCCCATCATCGTGTatacattctccaccagagatcgggaatgtgccttccatctaaccatctgcgacatcgccatgGAAAGGTCTCAAAGGGCCACAAGGGCACCCCTTGTgctcggcagaaacacaggcagcgcccaatcaacctcgatcagcGCGCACGCGGgctgcctgcacgacctgtgccacgACGAGGAATTCCATGCCTGCGATATCCGAACTGTCCATTCTGCAgggtgttcgaacctcgtttgttcttcacaagagtgccggctgcgatttccgctatctccacgtccaaagcattcttgtgttatccaggacgcaaccatcagcctcgcccacctgaggtctcctagatgtcactggactgccttccctgtgaagatttttgtgcaagtgcatggaactgccgtgttacatggaACTATTCTATTTTGTGATACTTTTTCCtatgatgagacaccacttgttcatgcttcatagtttgtagctcgcgcattctttcggggggagggggaatcgtgtgacgtatccaGTGATGGTTTGGAGAAGTAGAGAAGGAGGAGgtgcagagtagaataaacatggggtatgagccaggccacgtcacccattcatcataagcgtcatatatatatatatatatatatatatatatatatatatatatatatatatatatatatatatatatatatatatatatatatgcttttagGACTCTatcgtggccagggttagggatggcgtcttcgagacagtgaaggaagatgggagagttagggtggaggcacagtcagggaagagcatggtggatgcactggccaaagttCAGGGGGTTGTATACAACAGCATGGAGgacgaaaatctcgtcattattcatgctgggctcaatgatgtgttgaagggcaaggatcagaaccttcagagacagttAGAGGATTGGATGGGCAAGCTcagagaagcctctgggagtgtgcatgtgaccatatgcaccgtcccagaggtctgggggcagtctcgtgggattggaaggagggtagtggaggccaattgtgttatcaagggtatgagccggcaactcgaatacagcgtaatggaagttaaccaagacgtgtacgagcccggcgatcgcccctttgcacaggatgacattcactacagtggtgcgacgggcaggggGGTCGGTAATAGAATGGGTCGTCAAGCTACAGCTTTTTTAGGGGCACCCAGAGCcatgaggccaacagtgtagccaaagacggttctaaaggggcacaaatattcaagccacacggagtccgtgggagaaaaaatcgacgtaagcacaagggccgagctaagtcagacgtaggctataataacatgcagggtggcagaaataggttaaagtgggaagagatagaagagcagttgagggaggaggagctgatggtatatggggttgtggagacacatcctCTGGATAgagagcaaccaccttgcaatccggactacgtatgggaatattgcaatagaacagaaggcagcaaagaggggggtggtattggtgcattcatacataagagcatgggttggcaaagagtcaagtaGGGATGCATGGAatatttatggttaagagggaaagtagctgggaggatgacactccttggtttggtgtacttctagacgggagcgaaggccagagagagaaaccaggcaatggtggagtgtatatcaaaggacattgagtaattaggaggaaagtgcaagataattatactaggagatatgtacgcgcacatagaagatatagatgggtatactgactgaacaggcaaaatgatcatggatatgtgtgaaaggcatgatttgatattttgcaacagtactgagaagtgtgaagggcaaataacatgggaggtaggaaggctgcactCAACGGTAGATTActcactgatgtcacataggatgtatgataagctcagggtaatgcacatagatgaaggtggcttcataagtctgggtagtgatcacaaacgtatcaagctcacgctaagttttggaagagcagcaaaagtgggaaggagacaagatgagcaactacaggaaagttttcattcagaaaggcaaatataaattgctaaacaaattgagaaagtaatcactgaggataataaaacagtgtggacatacacaaatctaattagactgtttggactagagcttgctaaggcacgtgacaagtcaccccagaaaagaagacacaagcccaagagttggtgggatgaggaagagagccatagaaaaacgtcaaaaagcctctagggaacacagacatgctgagcagcagggtgaaccgacagatggtgttgaaagaaaatgggacattttTCTGAgttctagaagggaagcatccctcctgatcaatgaaaagattagaagaaagggtgctcagtggctggccgaagtatataaaaaggacagaaaggcatctgcgaagttttggaaccatctaaactcccaaagaaatgaaacaagcctagagcagaggtttgtaactacagctcaaggtgctaggctagaaggggacgaagcaattgaatatataaaaacaagggtgacagaaaaatttgaacaaagaagtgccttatgcaccacaataaagaaggatggatcaagtggcgcaatggcttcattttcacaacgagagtgggaaagggctcagAAGAGgtttccaagtagtacatcaacaggcccagatggcattccaattatgctgataaaaacgTTGGGTCTGAAGTCTAAAAAGACTTTGAGTGAgtcagtgagcagaacaataatctatggtgaagtccccgatggatggaaacttagcaggatgagcatgatctataaaggaaagggggacaaagcttacaaaaacaactaccgtcctataacagtgacatgagtggtctacaggctggcgatgcagattataaaagaaagactgcaggcatgggtagAGGATgacggggtgctgggggaactgctgAATGGGTtgcggaaacacaggaggttggaatacaatctgttctcactgatgcagtgcatcgaaatagcagaaaaggaactcaggccccagtggctagcatttttggatatcgagGGAGCGtaggatagcgtggttcaagaggacttgtggggaatactgcacacactaggtgtggaagatggagtcactaatcctttaaaggagatctataaaagtaacaagaaaaaacgggtatccgttttttcttgttacaacaaggaaaactcattgatcaggcactaccagcagtaatgtacgcagatgacgtagtgctaatggccgacaacaaggaagatttgcagagattgatggacatttgcggtaatgagagagataggttagatttcagattcagtaaggaaaaatcagcagtcatgatattTAACGATAATaaaggttgtgagcttaggatacaggaagtcacgctaaagataacagatCAATGCAAATATCTGGACGTATGGATAatcaatgggaccgagtacttaagggaacaccaaatatacgtgacgactaaaggtaacaggaatgcagcagtgatgaaaactgggcactgtggaattacaataggtatgatgttgtaagagaaatatggaaaggggtcatggttcctgggctgacgttcggcaatgcggtcttgtgcatgagattagtagttcaagcaagattataaattaagcaacgtggaataggtaggcttgtttaggagctcacgggaatacaccaaatcagggagtacaaggtgatatgggatggacatcatttgagggcagggaagctagcagcaagatgaaatttgagaagcgattgagtgaaatgggggaggagcgttgggctaggaaggttttcagctacttgtacatgaagaatgta
This region includes:
- the LOC142777105 gene encoding uncharacterized protein LOC142777105 produces the protein IVARVRDGVFETVKEDGRVRVEAQSGKSMVDALAKVQGVVYNSMEDENLVIIHAGLNDVLKGKDQNLQRQLEDWMGKLREASGSVHVTICTVPEVWGQSRGIGRRVVEANCVIKGMSRQLEYSVMEVNQDVYEPGDRPFAQDDIHYSGATGRGVGNRMGRQATAFLGAPRAMRPTV